The Pseudomonas extremaustralis genome contains a region encoding:
- a CDS encoding HAD family hydrolase: MKLAPKLLVSAAFCLGLASQAFADTELKHWPAPAAKQLNEMIAANANKGNFAVFDMDNTSYRYDLEESLLPYMENKGLITRDSLDPSLKLMPFKDTADHKESLFSYYYRLCEVDDMVCYPWVAQVFSGFTLNELKTQVDELMASGKPVPVSYFEGDVVKQSEVQPPKVFTGQAELYNKLMENGIEVYVMTAASEELVRMVAADPKYGYNVKPENVIGVTTLLKDRKTGELTTARKQIAAGKYDQKANLGLELTPYLWTPATWMAGKHAAILTYIDEWKKPVIVGGDTPTSDGYMLFHDVDVAKGGVHLWVNRKDKYMAQLNGMMAKHAAAQAKEGLPVTADKNWVIVKPDEIQ, translated from the coding sequence ATGAAGCTCGCGCCGAAATTACTTGTATCCGCTGCATTCTGCCTTGGACTCGCCAGCCAGGCATTCGCCGACACCGAGTTGAAACACTGGCCGGCCCCGGCCGCCAAGCAACTGAACGAAATGATCGCCGCCAATGCCAACAAGGGTAACTTCGCGGTCTTCGACATGGACAACACCAGCTACCGCTACGACCTCGAAGAGTCCCTGCTGCCCTACATGGAAAACAAGGGCCTGATCACCCGCGACAGCCTCGACCCGTCGCTCAAGCTTATGCCGTTCAAAGACACCGCCGACCATAAGGAAAGCCTGTTCAGTTACTACTATCGCCTGTGCGAAGTGGACGACATGGTCTGCTACCCCTGGGTGGCCCAGGTGTTCTCCGGTTTCACCCTCAATGAACTCAAGACCCAGGTCGATGAGTTGATGGCCTCCGGCAAGCCCGTGCCTGTCAGCTATTTCGAAGGCGATGTGGTGAAGCAATCCGAGGTGCAACCGCCGAAGGTCTTCACCGGCCAGGCTGAGCTGTACAACAAGCTGATGGAAAACGGCATCGAGGTGTATGTGATGACCGCCGCATCGGAAGAACTGGTGCGCATGGTCGCGGCTGATCCGAAGTACGGCTACAACGTCAAACCCGAGAATGTCATCGGCGTGACCACCTTGCTCAAAGACCGCAAGACTGGCGAGCTGACCACCGCGCGCAAGCAGATCGCGGCCGGCAAATACGACCAGAAAGCCAACCTCGGCCTGGAACTCACCCCGTACCTGTGGACCCCGGCGACCTGGATGGCCGGCAAGCACGCGGCGATCCTCACCTACATCGACGAATGGAAAAAACCGGTGATCGTCGGCGGCGATACCCCGACCAGCGACGGCTACATGCTGTTCCACGATGTGGACGTGGCCAAGGGCGGCGTGCACCTGTGGGTCAACCGCAAGGACAAATACATGGCCCAGCTCAACGGCATGATGGCCAAGCACGCGGCGGCCCAGGCCAAGGAAGGCTTGCCGGTGACGGCGGACAAGAACTGGGTGATCGTCAAGCCTGACGAAATCCAGTAA
- a CDS encoding dihydrofolate reductase, which yields MKKTLPLSLIAALGENRVIGVDNSMPWHLPGDFKYFKATTLGKPIIMGRKTWDSLGRPLPGRLNLVVSRQTDLALEGAEVFPSLEAAVERADAWAREHGADELMLIGGAQLYAQGLAQADRLYLTRVALSPEGDAWFPAFDENQWKLVSNLPNPAEGDKPAYNFEVWEKA from the coding sequence ATGAAAAAAACTCTCCCTCTCAGCCTGATCGCGGCCCTCGGTGAAAACCGCGTGATCGGCGTCGACAACAGCATGCCCTGGCATTTGCCGGGGGATTTCAAATATTTCAAGGCCACCACGCTGGGCAAGCCCATCATCATGGGGCGCAAGACCTGGGACTCCCTGGGGCGACCGCTGCCGGGGCGGCTGAACCTGGTGGTCAGTCGTCAGACCGATCTTGCGCTTGAAGGTGCGGAAGTTTTTCCGTCACTGGAAGCGGCGGTCGAGCGGGCCGACGCCTGGGCGCGGGAGCACGGCGCGGACGAGCTGATGCTGATCGGCGGCGCGCAGTTGTATGCCCAGGGGCTTGCACAGGCCGATCGCCTGTACCTGACCCGCGTGGCGCTGAGCCCGGAAGGGGATGCGTGGTTTCCAGCGTTCGATGAGAACCAGTGGAAGTTGGTTTCCAATCTTCCGAACCCCGCCGAAGGGGATAAACCGGCTTACAACTTTGAAGTCTGGGAAAAAGCCTAA